One region of Juglans regia cultivar Chandler chromosome 4, Walnut 2.0, whole genome shotgun sequence genomic DNA includes:
- the LOC108982234 gene encoding wings apart-like protein 1 yields the protein MIVRTYGRRNRGIPRPCSSDTLNDAVDDDSFKDSLSQESPLDQGLGLYSGFAFSSQDSSSLHWASDSDPYAPSSSPALDDSINGAVRRPKKPRRVGRKREADLIKNCTRSSIPATSTLMEAQEFGEMMEHVDEVNFALDGLRKGQPVRIRRASLLSLLSICATAQQRRLLRTQGMAKTIVDAILDLSFDDSPSNLAAAALFCVLAIDGQDDHLLESPNCIRFLIKLLKPTVSMSDEEKAPKIGRKLLSLCNVADICRDKMKRLDSSYVAIVSKVQEVLLSCKELKSSCADDSGIGRLELCPKWIALLTMEKACLTTISLEETTGAVRKTGGNFKEKLRELGGLDAVFEVIMNCHSDMEGWMEHSSPSTQDVKTDLHLQSPMQLLKCLKIMENATFLSTNNQSHLLGMRGNLDPLGTLLSFIEVIVNLIKILSGLYLLRSSSAASKDEKSYNLPNGTGHASELALIEDYKVDSIESFSINSSRKFCSTERTSSQKSFNVSGSRKLLPSTGEQNYCISSSETTGPLVTDTYSLKMRVNSSMGGLCSGTSRGSNSGILTTDNGSSKLFGLGKRPNFTEDAKLELEDGEDPFAFDEDEFEPSKWDVLSGKKKTSRTRKSGVSYRELEDGCQAQILTSQQESSNGDNNHSHELSCPSAVDEVCSSLLADCLLTAVKVLMNLTNDNPVGCRQIAAYGGLETMSSLIAGHFPSFSSSSSPSSDMKENGSSSDLDHQNDWHLTDQELDFLVAILGLLVNLVEKDGHNRSRLAAASVQLPSLEGLVEESHRDVIPLLCSIFLANQGAGEGAGEGNHLTLNDEAAVLQGEQEAEKMIVEAYAALLLAFLSTESKTIRDAIADCLPNRSLTILVPVLERFVAFHLTLNMISPETHKAVSEVIESCRIP from the exons ATGATAGTGCGGACTTACGGTCGTCGCAACCGAGGCATTCCAAGACCTTGCTCCTCCGACACCTTAAACGACGCCGTAGACGACGATTCCTTTAAGGACTCCCTCTCCCAAGAGAGCCCCCTGGACCAAGGCCTCGGCCTCTACAGCGGCTTCGCCTTCTCTTCCCAGgactcttcctccctccactggGCTTCCGACTCCGACCCCTACGCCCCATCTTCGAGTCCCGCTCTCGACGATTCCATAAACGGCGCCGTTAGGAGGCCGAAGAAGCCGAGGAGGGTCGGGAGGAAGAGGGAGGCGGATTTGATCAAGAACTGTACCAGGTCGTCGATTCCTGCCACTTCGACGCTGATGGAGGCCCAGGAGTTCGGGGAGATGATGGAGCACGTGGACGAGGTCAATTTCGCATTGGATGGGCTCAGGAAAGGCCAGCCCGTTCGGATTAGGAGGGCGAGCTTGCTGTCTTTGTTGTCTATATGCGCCACCGCGCAGCAGAGACGGCTCTTGCGGACTCAAGG GATGGCAAAGACGATAGTTGACGCTATTTTGGATCTCAGCTTTGATGACTCACCCAGCAATCTGGCTGCTGCAGCTCTTTTCTGTGTTTTAGCCATTGAT GGTCAAGATGATCATCTTTTGGAATCACCCAACTGCATTCGTTTTCTAATCAAGCTGTTGAAACCAACGGTCTCAATGTCTGATGAAGAAAAAGCACCAAAAATAGGCCGCAAGCTTCTATCATTATGTAATGTTGCTGACATATGTcgtgataaaatgaaaagattagATTCCAGTTATGTCGCTATTGTTTCCAAGGTTCAGGAAGTTCTACTAAGTTGCAAGGAACTGAAATCAAGTTGTGCGGATGACAGTGGAATTGGGAGACTAGAGCTATGCCCAAAATGGATAGCTTTGCTGACTATGGAAAAAGCTTGCTTAACCACCATCTCTCTTGAAG AAACCACTGGTGCAGTAAGGAAGACGGGGGGCAATTTCAAGGAAAAGTTAAGAGAGCTTGGAGGACTTGATGCTGTCTTTGAGGTCATCATGAATTGTCATTCCGATATGGAG GGTTGGATGGAACATAGTTCACCTTCTACTCAGGATGTCAAGACTGACCTGCATTTACAAAGTCCGATGCAGCTATTGAAATGTTTGAAGATAATGGAAAATGCCACATTCCTAAGTACAAATAATCAG AGTCATTTGCTTGGAATGAGAGGAAACTTGGATCCTCTGGGAACCTTACTATCTTTTATAGAGGTCATTGTAAATCTTATCAAGATTCTCTCAG gTCTTTATCTACTTAGAAGTTCTTCTGCCGCCTCCAAGGATGAAAAGTCTTATAATCTGCCCAATGGGACAGGTCATGCTTCTGAGTTGGCTTTAATTGAAGACTACAAAG TGGACAGCATTGAGTCCTTTTCCATCAATTCCTCTAGAAAGTTCTGTAGCACGGAGAGGACCTCCTCTCAGAAGAGCTTCAATGTATCTGGGAGCAGAAAATTGTTACCAAGTACCGGGGAACAGAATTATTGTATATCCAGTTCTGAGACTACTGGCCCTTTAGTGACTGATACTTATTCATTAAAGATGAGAGTCAATTCTTCCATGGGTGGCTTGTGCAGTGGGACTTCAAGGGGTTCAAACAGTGGAATATTAACAACGGATAATGGTTCCAGTAAGCTTTTTGGTCTTGGCAAGAGACCAAACTTTACTGAAGATGCCAAGCTTGAACTTGAGGATGGTGAGGATCCTTTTGcttttgatgaagatgaatttgagCCCTCAAAATGGGACGTATTATCTGGGAAGAAAAAAACATCTCGAACTCGAAAAAGTGGGGTATCATACAGGGAACTTGAAGATGGGTGTCAAGCTCAGATTTTAACGAGCCAACAAGAATCGAGTAATGGTGACAACAATCATTCCCATGAACTTTCCTGTCCAAGCGCTGTTGATGAAGTGTGTTCCAGTCTTCTAGCTGATTGCCTTCTGACTGCTGTTAAG GTTCTTATGAACTTAACGAATGACAATCCTGTTGGCTGTCGGCAAATTGCTGCTTATGGAGGACTGGAGACCATGTCATCTCTGATTGCTGGCCACTTTCCTTCATTCAGCTCATCGTCATCCCCTTCTAGTGATATGAAGGAGAATGGTTCTAGCAGTGATCTTGACCACCAGAATGATTGGCACCTCACTGATCAAGAGTTGGATTTTCTTGTTGCTATTTTGGGTCTACTTGTGAACTTGGTTGAAAAAGATGGTCATAACAG ATCACGGCTTGCAGCAGCCAGTGTTCAATTGCCTAGCTTGGAAGGGTTAGTAGAGGAGAGTCACAGGGATGTAATTCCACTACTGTGCTCTATCTTTTTGGCGAACCAAGGAGCAGGCGAGGGAGCTGGGGAAGGAAATCATTTGACGTTG AATGATGAGGCGGCTGTGTTACAAGGAGAGCAAGAAGCTGAGAAGATGATTGTAGAAGCATATGCAGCCCTTCTTCTAGCATTCCTTTCAACAGAAAG TAAGACCATACGTGATGCCATTGCTGACTGTCTCCCAAATCGCAGCTTGACAATTCTTGTACCTGTTTTGGAAAGATTTGTG GCATTTCATTTGACATTAAACATGATTTCTCCGGAAACACATAAAGCTGTTAGCGAAGTGATTGAATCATGCAGGATTCCATGA
- the LOC108979255 gene encoding glutathione S-transferase U24-like, translated as MADQVILLNSSMSAFGMRVRIALIEKGIKYEHCEEDLNNKSDLLLKMNPVHKKIPTLIHNGKSVCESLIIVQYIDEVWNDRSPLLPSDPYQRAQARFWADFVDKNVHETTKGVLWSTKREEQEAANKFFETVKILEGELGDGPYFQAETFGFVDISLITFCSWFHVLEIFGKFSMEAKFPKIIAWAKRCMQRESVAKSLPDPKKIYEFVMERRKGLGLD; from the exons ATGGCAGATCAAGTTATTCTACTGAATTCCTCGATGAGCGCGTTTGGGATGAGGGTAAGAATTGCGTTGATTGAGAAGGGGATCAAGTATGAGCACTGTGAGGAAGACTTGAACAACAAGAGCGATCTGCTTCTCAAAATGAACCCGGTTCACAAGAAGATCCCAACTCTAATTCACAATGGGAAATCGGTTTGTGAATCCCTCATCATTGTTCAGTACATAGATGAGGTTTGGAATGATAGGTCTCCATTGCTGCCCTCCGATCCTTACCAGAGAGCGCAAGCTAGGTTCTGGGCTGATTTTGTCGATAAGAAT GTGCATGAGACTACAAAAGGAGTACTATGGAGCACAAAACGAGAAGAACAGGAGGCAGCAAATAAGTTCTTTGAAACCGTAAAGATATTGGAGGGGGAGCTGGGAGACGGACCTTATTTTCAGGCTGAAACATTTGGATTTGTTGACATTTCTCTCATTACTTTCTGCAGTTGGTTCCATGTCTTGGAGATATTTGGAAAATTCAGTATGGAGGCTAAGTTTCCCAAGATTATTGCATGGGCAAAGAGGTGCATGCAGAGGGAGAGTGTCGCCAAGAGTCTTCCTGATCCGAAGAAGATCTATGAGTTTGTGATGGAGAGGAGGAAGGGGCTTGGCCTGGATTAG
- the LOC108982235 gene encoding protein RTF1 homolog: MADLENLLLEAAGRTSSAGRNRNSRPPSRRRREGSYSDGGSDYRDDDSDDDRGYASRKPSGSQVPLKKRLDPTERDDDLGSQEEGDDGGLSDREGDSSDESDVGDDLYKNEDDRRKLAQMTELEREMILSDRASKKIDKNLREKIRSKRESGKTTQSRKETPPLPSSRMRLSARSADRSAAKDDALNELRAKRLKQQDPEAHRKLRDATRGSSGGRTFSPKRKAFTRTSLSSSSQSESESRSHSEDEGSTGDGAMVDSDEERGMLGSDVPSFDDIKEITIRRSKLAKWFMEPFFEELIVGCFVRVGIGRSKSGPIYRLCMVRNVDATEPDRQYKLENKTTYKYLNVVWGNESSAARWQMAMVSDSTPQEEEYKQWIREVERSGGRLPSKQDVLEKKEAIKKTNTYVYSAATVKQMLQEKKSASSRPLNIAAEKDRLRRELEIAQSKHDEAEVERIKTRLQQLEASRRTHEKDSKAVRLAEMNRKNRVENFKNASGLKPVNTGLKAGEAGYDPFSRRWTRSRNYYVSKPGGAAAAVANVDVNGASTNANSNGVGEKVTTEAGMAATAAALEAAEYAGKLVDTLAPVDQGTVSNVLHNFELPISLAALQRFGGPLGAQAGFMARKQRVEATVGCKVPENDGGRHALTLTVSDYKRRRGLLE, translated from the coding sequence ATGGCAGACCTAGAGAATTTGCTCCTGGAGGCTGCAGGAAGAACCAGTTCAGCTGGCAGAAACCGGAATTCACGTCCACCATCTAGAAGGCGGCGTGAAGGCTCATATTCTGATGGTGGAAGTGATTATAGGGATGATGACTCTGACGATGATCGTGGTTATGCTAGCAGAAAGCCCTCTGGATCTCAAGTTCCTTTGAAGAAGAGGTTAGACCCTACTGAAAGAGATGATGATCTGGGCAGCCAGGAAGAAGGCGATGATGGTGGGCTTTCTGACCGTGAGGGTGACAGCAGTGATGAATCTGATGTTGGTGATGATCTTTATAAGAATGAAGATGACAGACGAAAGCTTGCACAGATGACTGAACTTGAAAGGGAGATGATCTTGTCAGATAGAGCTTCTAAGAAAATCGATAAAAATTTACGGGAGAAAATAAGATCAAAGCGGGAGAGTGGAAAAACCACCCAATCTAGAAAAGAGACTCCACCACTTCCATCATCTCGTATGCGCTTGTCAGCGAGATCTGCTGACAGATCAGCTGCCAAAGATGATGCATTGAATGAATTGCGAGCAAAACGGTTGAAGCAGCAGGACCCAGAAGCTCACCGTAAATTGAGAGATGCAACGAGAGGAAGTTCAGGGGGTCGAACTTTCTCACCAAAGAGAAAAGCCTTCACTAGAACAAGTCTGAGCAGCTCTAGTcagagtgagagtgaaagtaGGTCTCACAGTGAAGATGAAGGGTCAACAGGAGATGGTGCCATGGTTGACAGTGATGAGGAGAGAGGCATGCTGGGATCTGACGTGCCTTCTTTTGATGATATAAAGGAAATTACCATTCGAAGGTCTAAACTTGCTAAATGGTTTATGGAGCCATTCTTTGAGGAGCTGATTGTGGGTTGCTTTGTGAGGGTTGGAATTGGGAGGTCAAAGTCTGGGCCTATATACAGGCTCTGCATGGTCCGGAATGTCGATGCCACAGAACCTGACCGGCAGTACAaactagaaaataaaaccacataTAAGTATCTAAATGTTGTTTGGGGCAATGAAAGCTCTGCGGCCAGGTGGCAGATGGCTATGGTTTCAGACTCCACGCCACAGGAGGAGGAGTATAAACAGTGGATTAGGGAGGTAGAACGAAGTGGTGGCCGGTTGCCAAGTAAACAGGACGTGTTGGAAAAGAAGGAGGCCATTAAAAAGACCAACACATATGTTTACTCTGCAGCCACTGTGAAGCAGATGTTACAAGAGAAAAAATCTGCTTCATCAAGACCATTAAACATTGCAGCCGAGAAGGACCGGCTGAGGAGGGAGTTGGAAATTGCACAAAGCAAGCACGATGAGGCAGAGGTGGAGAGGATCAAGACAAGACTGCAGCAATTAGAGGCATCCAGGCGAACACATGAGAAAGATTCCAAGGCTGTTAGACTAGCTGAGATGAACAGAAAGAACAGGGTTGAGAATTTCAAGAATGCTTCCGGACTGAAACCTGTAAACACGGGTTTGAAAGCAGGGGAGGCTGGTTATGATCCCTTTTCAAGGAGATGGACTAGGTCAAGGAATTACTATGTTTCAAAGCCCGGTGGAGCAGCAGCTGCAGTGGCAAATGTTGATGTTAATGGTGCATCTACGAATGCAAACAGTAATGGGGTAGGAGAAAAGGTAACCACAGAAGCTGGAATGGCAGCTACAGCTGCTGCCTTGGAAGCTGCAGAGTATGCGGGGAAGTTGGTTGATACCCTTGCTCCCGTGGATCAAGGGACCGTGTCAAATGTGTTGCATAATTTCGAGCTACCAATTTCATTGGCTGCTCTTCAGAGGTTTGGTGGGCCTCTGGGAGCTCAGGCTGGATTCATGGCAAGGAAACAAAGGGTAGAAGCCACGGTTGGATGTAAAGTCCCAGAGAATGATGGAGGGAGGCATGCACTGACCCTGACAGTTAGTGACTATAAGAGAAGAAGAGGCCTTCTCGAATAA
- the LOC108979257 gene encoding probable glutathione S-transferase isoform X2 — MADQVILLNSSMSAFGMRVRIALIEKGIKYEDSEEDLNNKSDLLLKMNPVHKKIPTLIHKGKSVFEITKRILWSRKGEEQEAANKEFFETFEILEGELGDGPYFQAETFGFVDISLITLCSWFHVLEMFGKFSMEAKFPKIIAWEKRCTQRESVANSLPDPKKVYEFVMERRKGHGLE; from the exons ATGGCAGATCAAGTTATTCTACTGAATTCCTCGATGAGCGCGTTTGGGATGAGGGTAAGAATTGCGTTGATTGAGAAGGGGATCAAGTATGAGGACAGTGAGGAAGACTTGAACAACAAGAGCGATCTGCTTCTCAAAATGAACCCGGTTCACAAGAAGATCCCAACTCTAATTCACAAGGGGAAATCG GTGTTTGAGATTACAAAGAGAATACTATGGAGcagaaaaggagaagaacaGGAGGCAGCAAATAAGGAGTTCTTTGAGACCTTCGAGATATTGGAGGGGGAGCTGGGAGACGGACCTTATTTTCAGGCTGAAACATTTGGATTTGTTGACATTTCTCTCATTACTCTCTGCAGTTGGTTCCATGTCTTGGAGATGTTTGGAAAATTCAGCATGGAGGCTAAGTTTCCCAAGATTATTGCATGGGAAAAGAGGTGCACGCAGAGGGAGAGTGTCGCCAATAGTCTTCCTGATCCGAAGAAGGTCTATGAGTTTGTGATGGAGAGGAGGAAGGGGCATGGCCTGGAATAG
- the LOC108979257 gene encoding probable glutathione S-transferase isoform X1 has protein sequence MADQVILLNSSMSAFGMRVRIALIEKGIKYEDSEEDLNNKSDLLLKMNPVHKKIPTLIHKGKSVCESLIIVQYIDEVWNDRSPLLPSDPYQRAQARFWADFVDKKVFEITKRILWSRKGEEQEAANKEFFETFEILEGELGDGPYFQAETFGFVDISLITLCSWFHVLEMFGKFSMEAKFPKIIAWEKRCTQRESVANSLPDPKKVYEFVMERRKGHGLE, from the exons ATGGCAGATCAAGTTATTCTACTGAATTCCTCGATGAGCGCGTTTGGGATGAGGGTAAGAATTGCGTTGATTGAGAAGGGGATCAAGTATGAGGACAGTGAGGAAGACTTGAACAACAAGAGCGATCTGCTTCTCAAAATGAACCCGGTTCACAAGAAGATCCCAACTCTAATTCACAAGGGGAAATCGGTTTGTGAATCCCTCATCATTGTTCAGTACATAGATGAGGTTTGGAATGATAGGTCTCCATTGCTGCCCTCCGATCCTTACCAGAGAGCGCAAGCTAGGTTCTGGGCTGATTTTGTCGATAAGAAG GTGTTTGAGATTACAAAGAGAATACTATGGAGcagaaaaggagaagaacaGGAGGCAGCAAATAAGGAGTTCTTTGAGACCTTCGAGATATTGGAGGGGGAGCTGGGAGACGGACCTTATTTTCAGGCTGAAACATTTGGATTTGTTGACATTTCTCTCATTACTCTCTGCAGTTGGTTCCATGTCTTGGAGATGTTTGGAAAATTCAGCATGGAGGCTAAGTTTCCCAAGATTATTGCATGGGAAAAGAGGTGCACGCAGAGGGAGAGTGTCGCCAATAGTCTTCCTGATCCGAAGAAGGTCTATGAGTTTGTGATGGAGAGGAGGAAGGGGCATGGCCTGGAATAG
- the LOC108982233 gene encoding uncharacterized protein At4g19900-like, translated as MKFKRFSQHCSFTRPSDILTPPPLKCFSTFSAVCSQRPATPTTQERTTFQLLLTKPTLAQTSKTMYECPVKPSESEPFLLFLIRQLQDLKRYVLALILCLPTSFFALILLLLLIYNGFSVFDLHLPFPAKSPAVPANFYPGNSAGESMKKGSSFSSSSSSSYSSKLAASVMYATKEEKPSVILKTQSPLLRKSRFSILPITNSSISRPRRARKLKRKLKSVPSEVRPTPFSARIENFFAGNSTASCKFRFFMTRISLKSFGDREVLAMESLFKSHPNACLVIVSNSMKSSRGSRVLKPFLDEGFRVMAINPDYDYIFKNTHAEAWFDRLRKGIVDPGVVSLGQNLSNLLRLALLYKFGGIYVDTDVIVLKSFSQLRNVIGAQTIDHETGNWSRLNNAVLIFDKNHPLLYKFIEEFALTFDGNKWGHNGPYLVSRVVSRLSGRPGFNFTVLLPSVFYPVDWSRIRSLFRGPRDELHSKWLLKTLRQIQSRSLVVHLWNRQSRKLEVEKGSIISHIVSDCCIFCNSAFSSL; from the coding sequence ATGAAGTTTAAGCGATTTTCTCAACACTGTTCCTTCACTCGTCCTTCCGATATTTTGACGCCTCCGCCATTAAAATGCTTTTCAACCTTCTCCGCAGTATGCTCCCAGCGTCCCGCTACACCAACAACACAAGAGAGAACCACATTCCAACTTCTATTAACGAAACCCACTTTAGCTCAAACAAGCAAGACCATGTACGAATGCCCCGTCAAACCCTCCGAGTCTGAacctttccttctctttcttattCGTCAGTTACAGGACCTGAAGAGATACGTCCTAGCTCTTATCCTTTGCTTGCCCACTTCCTTTTTCGCTCTTATTCTCCTTCTCCTCTTAATATACAATGGCTTCTCTGTCTTCGACCTTCACCTCCCTTTTCCGGCCAAGTCACCGGCCGTTCCCGCCAATTTCTACCCGGGAAATTCCGCCGGAGAGTCGATGAAAAAAGGGTCCTCtttttcgtcttcttcttcttcgtcctATTCTTCAAAGCTGGCTGCTTCAGTGATGTATGCAACGAAAGAAGAGAAGCCATCTGTGATTTTGAAGACCCAGTCGCCCCTTTTGCGCAAATCACGCTTTTCAATCCTACCCATAACCAATTCTTCGATTTCCAGGCCGAGACGAGCCCGGAAGCTCAAGCGCAAGCTCAAGAGTGTGCCCTCCGAAGTTCGGCCCACTCCTTTTTCAGCAAGAATCGAGAATTTCTTCGCTGGTAATTCTACTGCCTCTTGTAAGTTTCGGTTCTTTATGACCAGGATTTCGTTGAAGTCATTTGGTGATAGAGAAGTGTTGGCTATGGAAAGCTTGTTTAAGTCTCACCCAAATGCTTGCTTGGTCATTGTCTCAAATTCAATGAAATCAAGCAGAGGAAGTCGAGTTCTGAAACCTTTCTTAGATGAGGGGTTCAGAGTAATGGCTATTAATCCGGATTATGATTATATATTCAAGAATACTCATGCGGAAGCGTGGTTTGATAGGCTAAGGAAAGGGATTGTGGATCCTGGGGTGGTTTCTTTGGGTCAAAATCTCTCTAATTTGCTTAGGCTCGCTTTACTTTATAAGTTTGGAGGTATTTATGTTGACACAGATGTTATAGTGCTGAAGAGTTTCTCACAGTTGAGAAATGTGATAGGTGCTCAAACTATTGATCATGAAACTGGGAATTGGAGCCGATTGAACAATGCTGTGTTGATATTCGACAAGAATCATCCTCTGCTTTACAAGTTCATTGAAGAATTTGCACTAACTTTCGATGGGAACAAGTGGGGGCACAATGGCCCTTACCTAGTCTCAAGAGTTGTTTCCAGGCTGAGTGGAAGGCCTGGATTTAATTTCACTGTGTTGCTGCCTTCGGTATTTTATCCTGTTGATTGGAGTCGGATTCGAAGTCTGTTTCGCGGGCCTAGAGACGAGCTGCATTCAAAATGGTTGCTTAAAACGTTGAGGCAGATCCAGTCCAGAAGTTTGGTCGTTCACTTGTGGAATAGACAGAGTAGGAAGCTAGAGGTTGAAAAGGGAAGCATCATCAGTCATATAGTCTCCGATTGTTGTATCTTCTGCAATTCTGCGTTCTCCAGCTTGTAA